Proteins encoded in a region of the Anaerolineae bacterium genome:
- a CDS encoding ATP-binding cassette domain-containing protein: MNPVEIQSLVKRYGDFTAVDHVSFSVASGTIFALLGPNGAGKTSTIRVLMGILFPDEGEVRLLGRPPHETREQVGYLPEARGLYRDARLLELLIYLGVLKGLRLADARQRALAWLERFGLAEWAGRKVHELSHGMQQKAQLVAALLHDPPVLVLDEPFQGLDPVNVQLVKELVAELRHQGKTILLSSHQLVHVEALADEVALISRGRIVAQGSLEALRRRYARGDVAVRLANGAPLPEGLPVRRVEQRNGAWYLTPEAGVPPQEILNRLVAQGAPVERFEVVFPSLEEIFLRAVEASESQEEVVA, from the coding sequence GTGAACCCCGTTGAAATTCAAAGCCTGGTCAAGCGTTATGGCGACTTCACCGCGGTGGATCATGTTTCCTTCAGCGTGGCGTCTGGGACGATCTTTGCCCTGTTAGGGCCCAATGGCGCGGGGAAGACCTCGACCATCCGGGTGCTTATGGGCATTCTCTTCCCCGATGAGGGGGAAGTGCGCCTGCTGGGCCGCCCCCCGCACGAGACGCGGGAGCAGGTGGGCTACCTGCCCGAGGCGCGGGGGTTGTACCGCGACGCCCGGCTGCTGGAGTTGCTGATTTATCTGGGCGTGCTCAAAGGCCTGCGGCTGGCCGACGCCCGCCAACGGGCCCTGGCCTGGCTGGAGCGCTTCGGGCTGGCCGAATGGGCCGGGCGCAAAGTGCACGAACTCTCCCACGGGATGCAGCAGAAGGCCCAGTTGGTCGCGGCTTTGCTGCATGACCCGCCCGTCCTGGTGTTGGACGAACCTTTCCAGGGCCTTGACCCGGTGAATGTGCAACTGGTCAAGGAACTGGTGGCCGAGTTGCGCCACCAGGGGAAGACCATCCTCCTCAGTTCGCATCAGTTGGTGCACGTGGAGGCCCTGGCCGATGAGGTGGCCCTCATCAGCCGGGGGCGCATCGTGGCCCAGGGGAGCCTGGAAGCCTTACGCCGCCGTTACGCCCGCGGGGATGTGGCGGTGCGTCTGGCCAACGGCGCGCCGCTACCCGAAGGGTTGCCCGTCCGGCGGGTGGAGCAGCGGAACGGGGCGTGGTACCTGACCCCAGAGGCCGGGGTCCCTCCCCAGGAGATCCTGAACCGCCTGGTGGCCCAGGGGGCTCCGGTGGAACGCTTTGAGGTGGTTTTCCCTTCGTTGGAGGAAATTTTCCTCCGCGCGGTGGAGGCGTCGGAATCGCAGGAGGAGGTGGTGGCATGA
- a CDS encoding TIGR03560 family F420-dependent LLM class oxidoreductase — protein MEYAIMVEGQNGLNWTRWQRIARAVEDLGFAGLFRSDHFTNARPPDKDSLELWVSLTWLASHTQRIVFGPLVTPVSFRHPVFTARMARDVDDLSGGRLVLGVGAGWQEREHRMFGFDLLATRERFDRLAEGVEVIARLLRDEERATFHGRYYHLEEAILLPRPQRPGGPPILIGGNGPRRTLPLVARYADEWNAIFLTPTQFRQRNAQLDALLEAEGRDPDTVRRSMMTGLIFGRDEAELRRKLEGRPSGEDLRARGVLVGTPAQVREQAEALAEAGVQRLIVQWLDLDDLEGLAALAEALLK, from the coding sequence ATGGAATATGCGATTATGGTCGAGGGGCAGAACGGCCTGAACTGGACGCGTTGGCAGCGCATCGCCCGCGCGGTGGAGGATTTGGGGTTCGCTGGGCTGTTTCGCTCGGACCACTTCACCAATGCCCGACCGCCGGACAAGGATTCGCTGGAACTTTGGGTTTCGTTGACCTGGCTGGCCAGTCATACCCAGCGCATCGTCTTTGGCCCCCTGGTCACCCCGGTGTCCTTCCGTCACCCCGTGTTCACGGCGCGCATGGCCAGGGATGTGGACGACCTCTCGGGTGGACGCCTGGTGTTGGGGGTGGGCGCCGGCTGGCAGGAGCGAGAACATCGGATGTTCGGGTTTGACCTGCTGGCGACGCGGGAGCGGTTCGACCGTTTGGCCGAGGGGGTGGAGGTCATCGCGCGGCTGTTGCGGGATGAGGAAAGGGCGACCTTCCACGGGCGCTATTACCATCTGGAAGAGGCGATTTTGTTGCCGCGTCCCCAGCGTCCCGGAGGCCCGCCCATCCTCATCGGCGGCAACGGCCCGCGACGCACGCTGCCCCTGGTGGCGCGGTACGCTGATGAGTGGAACGCCATCTTCCTCACGCCAACCCAGTTCCGCCAGCGCAACGCCCAGTTGGACGCGTTGCTGGAGGCCGAGGGCCGCGACCCAGACACGGTGCGCCGCTCGATGATGACAGGGCTGATTTTCGGTCGCGACGAGGCCGAATTGCGGCGCAAGTTGGAAGGCCGTCCTTCGGGGGAGGACCTGCGCGCCCGCGGCGTGTTGGTGGGCACCCCGGCTCAGGTGCGCGAGCAGGCCGAGGCGCTGGCTGAGGCTGGCGTGCAGCGGCTGATAGTGCAATGGCTGGACCTGGACGATCTGGAGGGGCTGGCGGCCCTGGCCGAGGCGCTGCTGAAGTGA
- a CDS encoding transcriptional regulator, translated as MIPAVDIQSLDPMVHAPARLAILTVLSLVDEADFRYLLYATGLTKGNLSAHLSKLEEAGYVDIEKTFRGKLPLTLCRLTPQGQRALEAYRRTMRAILDLGEAAEAQGRSSPQGGSREPR; from the coding sequence ATGATCCCCGCTGTGGACATTCAATCCCTTGATCCGATGGTCCACGCCCCGGCCCGCCTGGCCATCCTCACCGTACTCTCTCTGGTGGATGAGGCCGACTTCCGTTACCTGCTCTACGCCACCGGGCTGACCAAGGGCAACCTCTCGGCCCATTTGAGCAAACTGGAAGAGGCCGGATATGTGGATATCGAGAAAACGTTTCGTGGGAAACTCCCTCTGACCTTGTGCCGTCTGACCCCCCAGGGACAGCGCGCCCTGGAGGCCTATCGCCGCACCATGCGGGCGATCCTGGATCTCGGCGAGGCCGCCGAGGCCCAGGGCCGTTCATCCCCTCAAGGAGGTAGCCGTGAACCCCGTTGA
- a CDS encoding segregation/condensation protein A, translating into MTVSVVAHQVSSIRVETPAFQGPLDLLLHLIERAELDITTIALAQVTEQYLAYLARLEDRSPDEVSAFLVVAARLLQIKSEALLPRPPQREEGEEDPGESLVEQLRLYKAFKERAGWLRQRHQAGLRTFLRTTPPPKAQARVDFSGLTLANLVEAARRAMAIAYQPPLRTVVTPPKITIRQKIRDLIRALRRRERVSFQREVLRQARSRLEVVVAFLALLELVKQHLVVAHQPGLFADIEIEPATQLDPEAEIASKFGE; encoded by the coding sequence ATGACCGTTTCGGTGGTCGCCCATCAGGTATCGTCCATCCGGGTCGAAACCCCGGCCTTCCAGGGCCCCCTCGACTTGCTCCTTCACCTCATCGAGCGGGCCGAGTTGGATATCACCACAATCGCGCTGGCCCAGGTGACCGAGCAATATCTGGCCTACCTGGCCCGGCTGGAGGACCGCTCTCCCGACGAAGTCTCGGCCTTCCTGGTGGTGGCGGCCCGGCTGCTGCAAATCAAATCCGAAGCCCTGCTCCCCCGGCCCCCGCAGCGTGAAGAAGGCGAAGAAGACCCCGGCGAAAGCCTGGTCGAGCAACTTCGGCTCTACAAGGCGTTCAAGGAACGGGCCGGGTGGCTCCGGCAACGGCACCAGGCCGGGCTGCGCACCTTCCTGCGCACCACTCCCCCGCCCAAAGCGCAGGCGCGGGTGGACTTCAGCGGGCTCACTTTGGCCAACCTGGTGGAGGCCGCGCGTCGGGCCATGGCCATCGCCTACCAGCCCCCCCTGCGCACCGTGGTCACCCCGCCCAAGATCACCATTCGCCAGAAGATCCGCGATCTCATCCGGGCCCTGCGTCGCCGGGAGCGCGTCTCCTTTCAGCGCGAAGTGTTGCGCCAGGCGCGCTCCCGCCTGGAAGTGGTCGTCGCTTTTCTCGCCTTGTTGGAACTGGTTAAACAACACCTAGTGGTGGCCCACCAGCCAGGACTGTTCGCCGATATCGAAATCGAACCGGCTACCCAACTGGACCCTGAGGCCGAGATCGCTTCCAAATTCGGTGAGTGA